A part of Etheostoma spectabile isolate EspeVRDwgs_2016 unplaced genomic scaffold, UIUC_Espe_1.0 scaffold00008328, whole genome shotgun sequence genomic DNA contains:
- the LOC116678843 gene encoding LOW QUALITY PROTEIN: serine/threonine-protein phosphatase 6 regulatory ankyrin repeat subunit A-like (The sequence of the model RefSeq protein was modified relative to this genomic sequence to represent the inferred CDS: inserted 1 base in 1 codon; deleted 2 bases in 1 codon) produces MCVCRCVFLGFWADRTPLHEAASHGRALQLQQLMEGGGASVNVVTVDDVTPLHDACIQARPGCARLLLEAGAQVDVRTVHGSTPLCHACGSGSLDCVRLLLEYGANVNPSLTALTASPLHEACIQGNVAVVRLMIASGARLEAYHVHFGPPLHVACAKGHVDCVQELLHAGARVNSARFHEVALHHAXRVGTVDLIELLVDFGADVNARDTLERKPVDYATPASPAHTCLTFHEGNTLSLQQLCRIAVRLRLGTKAPEVIGQLDTPRRIHSYLRYRDPPAGLHRDTCDNAALTPPAGAGERTEVHQAASLGQTSQLQRLIRSGGGHVVAVDSITPLHEACVRGQAQCVRLLLDAGAQVDARNVDGSTPLCDACSAGSLECVRLLLDHGAKTNPARPQRPHRSPLHEACMGGNSECVKLLIATGARLEAYDLYYGTPLHVACANQHTHCVKELLNAGAKVNAARLHETPLHHAAKNTQVEMVKMLVEFGANVHARDQHNRRPVDYAAPGSPSATCLHFYETTPMTLQQLSRLAVRRTLGTRALGVMGQLHVPKLLIRYLCYQ; encoded by the exons atgtgtgtatgtaggtgTGTATTTTTAGGATTCTGGGCGGACCGGACCCCCCTCCACGAGGCCGCGTCCCACGGCCGGGccctgcagctgcagcagctgatggaa ggggggggggcgtcggTCAACGTGGTGACGGTGGACGACGTCACGCCGCTCCACGACGCCTGCATCCAGGCTCGTCCCGGCTGTGCCCGGCTGCTGCTGGAGGCCGGAGCCCAG GTGGACGTCCGGACCGTCCATGGGAGCACCCCCCTGTGTCACGCCTGTGGTTCTGGCAGCCTGGACTGTGTCAGGCTGCTTCTGGAGTACGGGGCCAATGTGAACCCGTCCCTCACAGCCCTCACCGCCTCGCCCCTCCACGAGGCCTGCATACaag GTAACGTTGCCGTAGTGAGGCTGATGATAGCCAGCGGCGCCAGGCTGGAGGCCTACCACGTCCACTTCGGTCCCCCGCTCCACGTCGCTTGTGCCAAGGGACACGTGGACTGTGTCCAGGAGCTGCTCCATGCAG gtgCCAGGGTGAACTCGGCGAGGTTCCACGAGGTGGCGCTGCACCACG GCCGGGTGGGGACGGTGGACCTGATCGAGCTGTTGGTGGATTTCGGGGCCGATGTGAACGCCAGAGACACCCTGGAACGGAAGCCCGTGGACTACGCCACCCCCGCGTCCCCCGCCCACACCTGCCTCACGTTTCACGAAG GAAATACTCTGAGCCTGCAGCAGCTCTGTCGAATCGCCGTGAGGCTGCGGCTCGGCACCAAAGCCCCGGAGGTCATAGGTCAGCTGGACACGCCCCGCCGCATCCACAGCTACCTCCGGTACCGTGATCCTCCTGCAGGACTACACCGGGACACAT GTGACAACGCTGCCTTAACCCCGCCGGCTGGTGCTGGCGAGAGAACCGAGGTGCACCAGGCGGCGTCCCTCGGCCAGACGTCCCAGCTGCAGCGTCTCATCCGAAGCGGGGGCGGTCACGTGGTGGCGGTGGACTCCATCACGCCGCTGCACGAGGCCTGCGTCCGGGGACAGGCCCAGTGTGTCCGGCTGCTGCTGGACGCCGGAGCCCAG GTGGACGCGAGGAACGTGGACGGCAGCACCCCGCTGTGTGACGCCTGCTCAGCCGGGAGTCTGGAGTGTGTCCGTCTTCTGCTGGACCACGGGGCCAAGACCAACCCCGCCCGCCCTCAACGCCCGCACCGCTCCCCCCTCCACGAGGCCTGCATGGGGG GGAACTCTGAGTGTGTGAAGCTGCTGATCGCCACGGGTGCTCGCCTGGAGGCGTACGACCTTTACTACGGGACCCCGCTACACGTAGCGTGTGctaaccaacacacacactgtgttaaGGAGCTGCTCAATGCAG GTGCTAAGGTGAACGCCGCCCGGCTACACGAGACGCCGCTGCACCACGCTGCTAAGAACACCCAGGTGGAGATGGTGAAGATGCTGGTGGAGTTCGGGGCCAACGTCCACGCCCGAGACCAGCACAACAGGAGACCCGTGGACTACGCCGCGCCCGGGTCGCCCTCGGCCACCTGCCTCCACTTTTACGAGA CCACCCCCATGACCCTGCAGCAGCTCAGCAGGCTGGCGGTGAGGAGGACGCTGGGCACCAGAGCTCTGGGGGTCATGGGTCAACTCCACGTACCCAAGCTCCTCATCCGCTACCTGTGCTACCAGTAA